From a single Microbacterium murale genomic region:
- a CDS encoding alpha/beta fold hydrolase yields the protein MTVPRITVTAPVGPSGAPLLLLGPSLGTSTILWENVIPLLQTSHRVVAWDLPGHGTAPAPTEGFTVAELADAVADAAAGLDADSIRYAGISLGGAVGIELLLRHPSLVDAAAIMCSGAKIGDAAAWEGRARQVRQMGTGTLIVGSAERWFAPGSMEREPVLTGRLLHALRDADDAGYAFCCDALAEFDVRDRLGEISAPVLAAWGEYDEVTPESSAAEIATGVRHGKTVRIADAAHLPAAEQPQAVASVLTAFFAEEAAR from the coding sequence GTGACCGTTCCGAGGATCACCGTGACCGCGCCGGTCGGTCCGTCCGGCGCCCCGCTGCTGCTGCTGGGGCCCTCGCTCGGTACCTCCACCATCCTGTGGGAGAACGTCATCCCGCTGCTCCAGACGTCGCACCGCGTCGTCGCTTGGGATCTTCCCGGCCACGGCACTGCACCAGCGCCCACCGAGGGGTTCACCGTCGCAGAACTGGCGGATGCCGTGGCTGATGCCGCCGCCGGCCTCGACGCCGACAGCATCCGCTATGCCGGCATCTCACTCGGCGGTGCTGTCGGGATCGAACTTCTGCTGCGGCATCCGAGCCTCGTCGATGCGGCAGCGATCATGTGCTCCGGCGCGAAGATCGGCGACGCCGCCGCATGGGAGGGTCGCGCGCGGCAGGTGCGGCAGATGGGCACCGGCACCCTTATCGTCGGTTCCGCCGAGCGCTGGTTCGCGCCGGGATCGATGGAGCGCGAACCAGTGCTGACCGGACGGCTGCTGCATGCTCTCCGCGACGCAGATGATGCAGGGTACGCCTTCTGCTGCGATGCTCTCGCAGAGTTCGATGTGCGCGATCGTCTCGGTGAGATCAGTGCTCCGGTGCTCGCGGCGTGGGGGGAGTACGACGAGGTGACCCCTGAATCATCCGCCGCTGAGATCGCCACGGGGGTGCGGCACGGAAAGACGGTGCGCATCGCCGACGCCGCACACCTTCCCGCGGCCGAGCAGCCGCAGGCCGTGGCATCCGTATTGACCGCATTCTTCGCCGAGGAGGCCGCACGATGA
- a CDS encoding lyase family protein, with amino-acid sequence MIDEGLLSPGTSGHDGSVSDAVVCDALVTVEIALARAWGEVGAPPEAIVDSIGVALGWAGAGELAQGHGISVADLAAAGRAGGNPVIPLVKKLRAVVGDDAAEWVHRGATSQDIIDSALMLVAARAVAEIRDGLTALDRSLRSLAVAERDTLTVARTLTQHAVPTTLGARVAGWQQGVARALVRLAGVQLPAQLAGAGGTLAAFVERSDADTAARLVGAFAAELKLEAPSAPWHTSRWPVTELGDALVQTLDALGKMAADVATAARTEIGELAEGAGGGSSAMPQKQNPVAAVLIRSSALRAPQLGATLHLASALAVDERPDGAWHAEWQTLRELLRLSLGASALAAELIAGLDIDHDAIARNAAVSGGLILAERLSITLAPVIGTDAVTRIVAAASGGEDLHTLVADAVRDSGAALDVDELLDPEGYLGLAEHLASAPTRSEEER; translated from the coding sequence ATGATCGACGAGGGACTGCTGTCTCCCGGCACGAGCGGACATGACGGGTCGGTATCGGACGCCGTCGTATGCGACGCCCTCGTCACCGTTGAGATCGCGCTCGCCCGTGCCTGGGGTGAAGTAGGGGCGCCGCCGGAAGCCATCGTCGACAGCATCGGCGTGGCGCTCGGCTGGGCGGGTGCCGGAGAGCTCGCGCAGGGGCACGGCATCTCCGTCGCGGATCTGGCGGCTGCCGGTCGCGCCGGTGGCAATCCCGTCATCCCGCTCGTGAAAAAGCTCCGTGCCGTGGTCGGTGACGACGCCGCCGAGTGGGTGCATCGCGGTGCGACCAGTCAGGACATCATCGATTCGGCCTTGATGCTCGTCGCCGCGCGCGCAGTCGCCGAGATCCGCGACGGCCTCACCGCGCTCGATCGTTCTCTTCGCTCTCTGGCGGTCGCGGAGCGAGACACCCTCACCGTGGCGCGCACGCTCACACAGCACGCCGTTCCGACGACGCTCGGTGCACGCGTCGCCGGCTGGCAGCAGGGTGTAGCCCGGGCACTCGTGCGCCTTGCCGGCGTGCAGTTGCCCGCTCAGCTCGCCGGCGCAGGGGGTACCCTTGCAGCCTTCGTCGAACGATCGGATGCCGACACAGCGGCGCGCCTCGTCGGGGCATTCGCCGCGGAGCTGAAGCTGGAGGCGCCTTCGGCGCCCTGGCACACCTCTCGCTGGCCGGTCACCGAACTCGGCGACGCGCTCGTGCAGACGCTCGATGCCCTCGGGAAGATGGCCGCAGACGTCGCGACCGCTGCCCGGACCGAGATCGGCGAGCTCGCCGAAGGCGCGGGCGGAGGATCCAGCGCCATGCCGCAGAAGCAGAATCCGGTGGCTGCCGTGTTGATCCGTTCCAGCGCACTTCGTGCTCCGCAACTGGGAGCGACCTTGCACCTCGCCTCGGCGCTCGCCGTGGACGAACGCCCGGATGGTGCCTGGCACGCGGAATGGCAGACGCTGCGAGAGCTGCTGCGGCTGAGCCTGGGCGCCAGTGCGCTCGCCGCAGAGCTCATCGCCGGCCTCGACATCGATCATGATGCGATCGCGCGCAACGCCGCGGTATCCGGCGGGCTCATCCTCGCCGAGCGGCTCTCGATCACTCTCGCCCCTGTGATCGGAACGGATGCCGTGACTCGAATCGTCGCTGCAGCTTCAGGCGGTGAAGACCTGCACACGCTGGTCGCAGATGCCGTTCGAGACTCTGGTGCGGCCCTCGACGTCGACGAGCTGCTCGACCCCGAGGGCTATCTCGGGCTGGCGGAGCATCTTGCGTCCGCGCCCACCAGGTCGGAGGAGGAGCGGTGA
- the pcaG gene encoding protocatechuate 3,4-dioxygenase subunit alpha produces MPAPTAPRTHQPTAGQTVGPFFAYGTEFEKMNQVAFPHSPGAIVLSGRVLDGNGAAVPDSIVEIWSRDADGEVPRARGSFRRDDHSFTGYGRTFTDDEGHWEFWTRNPGAGTGHAAFFATIVYARGLPDKLHTRIYLPDDEAALAADPLLSSLTEEERATLIATRLPNGYLHQEIRLQGQNETVFLRFAGAAEGDQGE; encoded by the coding sequence ATGCCTGCGCCGACCGCCCCCAGGACCCACCAGCCGACAGCCGGACAGACTGTCGGCCCCTTCTTCGCCTACGGCACCGAGTTCGAGAAGATGAACCAGGTCGCCTTCCCGCACAGCCCCGGTGCGATCGTGCTCTCCGGACGGGTGCTCGACGGCAATGGCGCAGCGGTGCCGGACTCGATCGTCGAGATCTGGAGCCGCGATGCCGACGGGGAAGTGCCGCGCGCTCGCGGCAGCTTCCGGCGCGACGATCACAGCTTCACCGGATACGGCCGCACTTTCACCGATGACGAGGGTCACTGGGAGTTCTGGACGCGCAACCCCGGCGCCGGCACCGGTCATGCCGCGTTCTTCGCGACCATCGTCTACGCCAGGGGTCTGCCGGACAAGCTGCACACCCGCATCTATCTGCCGGACGACGAGGCTGCGCTCGCCGCGGACCCGCTGTTGTCGTCCTTGACCGAGGAGGAGCGCGCTACGCTCATCGCAACACGTCTGCCGAACGGATACCTCCACCAGGAGATCCGCCTGCAGGGGCAGAACGAGACTGTCTTCCTCCGGTTCGCAGGCGCCGCGGAGGGCGATCAAGGAGAGTGA
- the pcaH gene encoding protocatechuate 3,4-dioxygenase subunit beta: MTTDSSAAAPESLLASPDMPTQQQISEEISEAHRSAAEAEARGEHVDRTTRDFAPYRSSVLRHPTKNPKLVDPETIELWSPAYGQRDVAAIEADLTLQHSGEPLGERITVQGRLLDSWGRPIRNQLLEIWQANAAGRYIHQRDQHPAPLDPNFTGAGRIVTDDDGAYKFTTIKPGPYPWKNHVNAWRPAHIHFSVFGTGFTQRNITQMYFPSDPLFALDPIYNTIPRQRDRDNLIARYNHDYTVPEFSMGYEWDIVVDGPDATWFESEEGDH, from the coding sequence ATGACCACCGATTCATCGGCAGCAGCCCCCGAGAGTCTGCTCGCATCACCAGACATGCCGACACAGCAGCAGATCAGCGAGGAGATCTCCGAAGCGCATCGCAGCGCAGCGGAAGCTGAGGCGCGGGGCGAGCATGTCGATCGCACCACGCGCGACTTCGCCCCGTACCGATCCAGTGTGTTGCGGCATCCGACGAAGAACCCGAAGCTCGTCGACCCTGAGACGATCGAACTCTGGTCGCCCGCCTACGGGCAGCGCGACGTCGCGGCGATCGAAGCCGACCTCACGCTGCAGCATTCCGGCGAGCCGCTCGGAGAACGCATCACCGTGCAGGGCCGTCTCCTCGACTCATGGGGTCGTCCGATCCGCAACCAGTTGCTGGAGATCTGGCAGGCGAACGCCGCCGGACGCTACATCCATCAGCGGGACCAGCATCCGGCACCGCTCGATCCGAACTTCACCGGTGCCGGGCGCATCGTGACCGATGATGATGGCGCGTACAAGTTCACGACCATAAAGCCGGGCCCGTACCCCTGGAAGAACCACGTCAACGCGTGGCGCCCAGCGCACATCCACTTCTCGGTGTTCGGCACGGGCTTCACGCAGCGCAACATCACGCAGATGTACTTCCCCAGCGATCCGCTGTTCGCACTTGATCCGATCTACAATACGATCCCGCGTCAGAGGGATCGGGACAATCTCATCGCACGCTACAACCACGACTACACCGTGCCGGAGTTCTCCATGGGTTATGAGTGGGACATCGTCGTAGACGGCCCGGATGCCACCTGGTTCGAGTCCGAAGAGGGAGACCACTGA
- a CDS encoding IclR family transcriptional regulator codes for MSDGVLDRALLVLGCFHEDAPDLTAAQLAECTGLAVSTLHRLLATMIERGLLVRLPPHRYAVGARLWELGELSPLSLRLRETALPHMMRLYEATGENVHLAVLDGPDPASSDALFVGRVTGRSSIPTVSRMGSREPLHTTGVGKALLSTRDDVWLEQYFHRKLEAETTLSITAEAALRADIELARVRGFATTREEMTLGNVSVAAALGRVDDLPPVAIGVVVRLQRADERRLAPLVIQAAKDLRDELSITQ; via the coding sequence ATGAGCGATGGGGTGCTGGACCGCGCGCTTCTGGTGCTCGGCTGCTTCCATGAGGACGCACCGGATCTGACAGCGGCCCAACTCGCCGAGTGCACAGGGCTCGCGGTCTCCACGCTGCATCGACTGCTCGCGACGATGATCGAACGCGGACTGCTCGTGCGCCTGCCCCCCCACCGCTACGCGGTGGGAGCGCGACTGTGGGAGCTCGGCGAGCTCTCGCCGCTCTCGCTGCGCCTGCGTGAGACTGCTCTGCCGCACATGATGCGGCTGTATGAGGCCACTGGCGAGAACGTGCACCTCGCGGTGCTCGACGGCCCCGACCCCGCGAGCTCGGATGCGCTCTTCGTCGGCCGGGTCACCGGGCGCAGCTCGATCCCCACGGTCAGCAGAATGGGCAGCCGTGAACCGCTGCACACCACCGGCGTCGGAAAAGCCCTGCTGTCGACGAGGGATGATGTCTGGCTCGAGCAGTACTTCCACCGGAAGCTCGAAGCAGAGACCACGCTTTCGATCACGGCAGAAGCAGCATTGCGCGCCGACATCGAGCTCGCGCGCGTCCGCGGCTTCGCGACGACGCGGGAGGAGATGACGCTGGGCAACGTGTCGGTCGCCGCCGCACTGGGGCGCGTCGATGATCTGCCGCCGGTAGCGATCGGCGTGGTAGTCCGCCTGCAGCGTGCCGATGAACGACGGCTCGCTCCGTTGGTGATTCAGGCGGCGAAAGATCTCAGAGATGAGCTGAGTATCACTCAGTGA
- a CDS encoding IclR family transcriptional regulator, giving the protein MANSLSGDSMTERIVRVLDTFTIDRTVQTATEIAARADLPVSSAHRIVGDLIDAGLLERDEDKRVRLGLRLWELALRGSSALRLRQAALPHMEHVQALIREHTQLAVLEHEEALFLERLSHPDAGANITRIAGRLPVHASSSGLVLLAHADPSIRERVLAGPLRAVARETATDAATLRAVLASIRRHGYVIAPGSIEAVSTGVAVPVRDHGEVVAALSVVLPRESATSAAVDALLDAATAIEQDLNLSR; this is encoded by the coding sequence ATGGCAAACTCCCTGTCCGGCGACTCGATGACCGAGCGCATCGTCCGTGTGCTCGACACGTTCACGATCGACCGCACCGTCCAGACCGCCACCGAGATCGCCGCCCGCGCCGACCTGCCGGTATCCAGCGCGCATCGCATCGTGGGCGACCTGATCGACGCGGGTCTGCTGGAGCGCGATGAGGACAAGCGCGTCCGCCTCGGCCTGCGTCTGTGGGAGCTCGCTCTGCGCGGCTCGAGCGCACTGCGATTGCGCCAGGCTGCATTGCCGCACATGGAGCACGTGCAGGCGCTGATCCGCGAACACACCCAGCTCGCCGTGCTCGAGCATGAGGAGGCCCTCTTCCTCGAGCGGCTGTCGCATCCGGATGCCGGCGCCAACATCACGCGCATCGCGGGCCGCCTTCCCGTGCACGCGTCGTCGTCGGGTCTGGTGCTGCTCGCCCATGCCGACCCTTCGATCAGGGAACGAGTCCTCGCCGGACCGCTGCGCGCCGTCGCGCGCGAGACGGCGACGGATGCCGCAACCCTGCGTGCAGTGCTCGCATCGATCCGGCGACACGGATACGTCATCGCGCCGGGATCCATAGAAGCCGTCTCCACTGGCGTCGCTGTGCCGGTGCGCGATCACGGCGAGGTCGTCGCTGCGCTCTCGGTCGTGCTGCCACGCGAGAGCGCGACGAGTGCTGCGGTCGACGCACTGCTGGACGCCGCCACGGCCATCGAGCAAGACCTCAATCTGTCGCGCTGA
- a CDS encoding 4-hydroxybenzoate 3-monooxygenase: MSAGAPHSQKIRTQVAIVGAGPAGLILSHLLADAGVESIIIDQRSRDEIESTIRAGILEQGTVDLLTAIDPNSRVNTVGNRHDGIELRFQSEGHRIDFPGLVGRSVWLYPQHEVLKDMLRLRLDAGQDLRFGVTATRVEGVETDTPCVVATTADGEEITIEAEFVVGADGSRSVVRPAVTGSSTGGFFREYPFAWFGILTEAPPSADELIYSNSPNGFALISQRSPEVQRMYFQCDPDADPNALSEDEIWETLQARVPGTALKEGRIFQRDVLRFRSFVAHELRRGRAALVGDAAHTVPPTGAKGMNLAVADVVLLARALRSLFSENDERLIDGYAEQASRRIWKAQHFSWWMTSMLHSTPDASDFDRHRQIGELHSVVESDAGRTYLAEAYTGWPID, translated from the coding sequence ATGAGCGCAGGCGCACCGCACTCCCAGAAGATCCGCACTCAGGTCGCGATCGTCGGAGCGGGGCCCGCCGGCCTCATCCTCTCCCACCTGCTCGCCGACGCCGGCGTCGAGTCCATCATCATCGACCAGCGCTCACGCGACGAGATCGAGTCGACGATCCGCGCCGGAATCCTTGAGCAGGGCACGGTCGACCTGCTCACCGCGATCGATCCGAACTCACGCGTCAACACGGTCGGGAACCGCCACGACGGTATCGAACTGCGCTTCCAAAGCGAGGGGCACCGCATCGACTTCCCCGGCCTGGTGGGTCGTAGCGTCTGGCTCTATCCGCAGCATGAGGTGCTCAAGGACATGCTGCGGTTGCGCCTCGACGCGGGTCAGGATCTGCGCTTCGGCGTCACTGCAACCCGAGTCGAGGGCGTCGAGACCGATACCCCGTGCGTCGTCGCGACCACCGCGGACGGCGAGGAGATCACGATCGAGGCCGAGTTCGTCGTCGGGGCCGACGGTTCGCGCTCGGTCGTGCGGCCCGCCGTAACCGGCTCGTCCACCGGCGGTTTCTTCCGCGAGTACCCGTTCGCCTGGTTCGGCATCCTGACCGAAGCGCCGCCGTCGGCAGATGAACTGATCTACAGCAACTCCCCGAACGGCTTCGCCCTCATCAGCCAGCGCAGCCCGGAGGTGCAGCGCATGTACTTCCAGTGCGACCCCGACGCCGACCCGAACGCGTTGAGCGAGGACGAGATCTGGGAAACGCTGCAGGCCCGCGTGCCGGGCACCGCCCTCAAGGAGGGCAGGATCTTCCAGCGCGACGTGCTGCGCTTCCGCAGCTTCGTGGCGCACGAACTCCGTCGCGGTCGCGCGGCCCTCGTCGGCGATGCCGCTCACACTGTGCCGCCGACCGGGGCGAAGGGGATGAACCTGGCGGTCGCCGATGTTGTCCTGCTCGCTCGCGCCCTGCGCTCGCTGTTCAGCGAGAACGATGAACGCCTGATCGACGGCTACGCCGAGCAGGCCTCCCGCCGAATCTGGAAGGCACAGCACTTCTCGTGGTGGATGACGAGCATGCTGCACTCGACGCCAGACGCGAGCGACTTCGACCGACACCGCCAGATCGGCGAACTGCACTCGGTCGTGGAGTCCGACGCAGGTCGCACCTATCTCGCCGAGGCGTACACCGGATGGCCGATCGACTGA
- a CDS encoding DUF72 domain-containing protein: protein MTSGVVRVGTSGWRYDGWRGDFYPAGLPQRRELEYVGEQFSTLELNGSFYSLQRPASFHHWRESVPEGFVFAVKGSRYVTHMLRLRHVETALANFFASGVLALGPSLGPVLWQLPERQEFHPELLAAFLALLPRSTGAALELARRHDDRLRDRSWLEIDEDRPIRHALEPRAESFHDAGELLREHGVAMVVADTAGRFPRFDELTAEFVYVRLHGAEELYHSGYTDAELDGWAELVRRWSRGAGDEPPRDVYVYFDNDARGHAPHDARALAIRTDA, encoded by the coding sequence GTGACATCCGGCGTCGTGCGTGTGGGCACATCCGGCTGGCGGTACGACGGATGGCGCGGTGATTTCTACCCGGCGGGGCTTCCGCAGCGCCGCGAACTCGAGTACGTCGGGGAGCAGTTCTCGACGCTCGAGCTCAACGGATCGTTCTACTCGCTGCAGCGGCCCGCGAGCTTTCACCACTGGCGCGAGTCCGTGCCGGAGGGATTCGTGTTCGCCGTCAAAGGGTCACGATATGTGACGCACATGCTCCGTCTGCGCCACGTGGAGACCGCACTCGCGAACTTCTTCGCGTCAGGCGTTCTCGCACTGGGGCCCTCCCTCGGACCGGTGCTGTGGCAGCTTCCGGAGCGGCAGGAGTTCCACCCGGAACTGCTCGCTGCGTTCCTCGCGCTTCTTCCGCGCTCGACGGGCGCTGCGTTGGAACTGGCGAGGCGGCACGATGATCGACTTCGCGACAGATCGTGGCTCGAGATCGATGAGGATCGCCCGATCCGCCACGCGCTCGAGCCGAGGGCCGAGAGCTTTCACGATGCCGGGGAGTTGCTGCGCGAGCATGGAGTCGCGATGGTCGTGGCCGACACCGCCGGTCGGTTTCCACGTTTCGACGAGCTCACGGCGGAGTTCGTCTACGTCCGGCTGCATGGCGCAGAGGAGCTCTATCACAGCGGGTACACGGATGCCGAGCTGGACGGGTGGGCGGAGCTCGTCAGGCGCTGGTCCCGCGGCGCCGGCGACGAGCCGCCGAGGGACGTCTACGTGTACTTCGACAATGACGCCCGCGGACACGCTCCGCACGATGCGCGTGCGCTCGCGATCCGGACGGACGCGTGA
- a CDS encoding Dps family protein — MATTKASEKQAPAESRRAARGGTGEKSTRRQNAEKGFVASKELSAHLQAVLVDLIELAMQGKQAHWNVIGRNFRDTHRQLDEIIEAAREFSDTVAERMRALHAVPDGRSDVVAATTTLPEYPQGEIDTTETVDLITVRLEAVVHTMRDVHDDVDEADPTSADILHAIIEKLEQFAWMVSAENRKPATRG; from the coding sequence ATGGCAACGACGAAAGCATCCGAAAAGCAGGCACCCGCCGAGTCCCGTCGCGCGGCGCGCGGCGGCACGGGTGAGAAGAGCACACGCCGACAGAACGCCGAGAAGGGGTTCGTCGCATCCAAGGAGCTGAGCGCGCACCTGCAGGCGGTGCTGGTCGACCTGATCGAACTCGCGATGCAGGGCAAGCAGGCGCACTGGAATGTGATCGGACGCAACTTCCGTGACACGCACCGACAGCTCGACGAGATCATCGAGGCGGCGCGGGAGTTCAGTGACACAGTCGCCGAGCGGATGCGGGCGCTGCATGCGGTGCCGGACGGGCGCAGCGATGTCGTCGCGGCGACCACAACTCTGCCGGAGTACCCGCAGGGGGAGATCGACACCACTGAGACCGTCGACCTGATCACCGTCCGGCTCGAGGCTGTCGTGCACACGATGCGCGACGTGCACGACGATGTCGATGAGGCGGATCCCACCAGCGCCGACATCCTGCACGCGATCATCGAGAAGCTCGAGCAGTTCGCGTGGATGGTGAGTGCCGAGAACCGGAAGCCCGCAACGCGGGGCTGA
- a CDS encoding tryptophan-rich sensory protein, giving the protein MSQTEKSDRVRRIVVALSVAGAVVAALFGSGLLGGTPMPEAAGGAFAADATVLAPAGVAFAIWSVIYLGLVGYALWQLVPAQAAKPLHRSVGYGVAASALLNAVWIMCVQAWRIAESFVIIVILLGVLLVTFVRVCRRRRRGTIAEIVLVDGTIGLYLGWVTVAAAANLAAWLAAVGMDEWTKAPGTPGVITLIVTGLIAAFTAWRGGRLAPAAATAWGLVWIAVGRWAENPAAPVVASTAVVLAVAVLAITAWRFRARVRRAGAEGGPVAAHSDEQRLG; this is encoded by the coding sequence ATGTCCCAGACGGAGAAGTCTGACCGTGTCCGCCGCATCGTCGTCGCGCTGAGCGTTGCGGGCGCCGTCGTCGCGGCGCTCTTCGGGTCAGGGCTGCTTGGCGGCACACCCATGCCGGAGGCCGCGGGCGGCGCGTTCGCGGCTGATGCCACGGTGCTTGCGCCCGCCGGTGTCGCGTTCGCGATCTGGTCTGTGATCTACCTGGGGTTGGTGGGATACGCCCTCTGGCAGCTGGTTCCCGCTCAGGCGGCGAAGCCGCTGCATCGCTCGGTCGGCTACGGCGTCGCAGCATCTGCCCTTCTGAACGCCGTGTGGATCATGTGCGTTCAGGCCTGGCGCATCGCAGAATCGTTCGTGATCATCGTGATCCTGCTCGGCGTGCTGCTGGTGACATTCGTCCGCGTCTGCCGTCGGCGGCGCCGCGGCACGATCGCGGAGATCGTCCTCGTCGACGGAACGATAGGCCTGTATCTCGGGTGGGTGACGGTCGCGGCCGCCGCGAATCTGGCTGCCTGGCTCGCTGCTGTCGGGATGGACGAGTGGACCAAGGCGCCGGGGACTCCTGGTGTGATCACGCTCATCGTCACCGGACTCATCGCCGCGTTCACGGCCTGGCGAGGCGGACGGTTGGCACCGGCTGCGGCGACGGCGTGGGGGCTGGTCTGGATCGCGGTCGGGCGTTGGGCCGAGAATCCGGCAGCACCGGTCGTGGCATCCACCGCTGTCGTCCTGGCTGTGGCGGTGCTCGCGATCACGGCGTGGCGCTTCCGTGCACGCGTGAGGCGTGCCGGCGCGGAAGGCGGACCCGTCGCCGCCCACTCGGACGAACAGCGGCTGGGGTGA
- a CDS encoding serine hydrolase domain-containing protein: MHLLSSRRWRAAAAGAAALALVLTGCSGEESFSYTPPEQVNGALPDDTAAQLQAAVENAMVSTGATGAIVGVWVPWSGTWVTGLGTQSVEDQSEITTDMSFRVADVTRMMTCDVLYGLVDDDVVELDASVPEYVSGVAQMEDVTLLDLCNGTSGAGSSEAAVKGMWLNTPERVWPALELASFGLGQDAVAPHTTYRDSDAGYLLLGLALERASGKSASQLIAEYVTRPLELAGTSLPGSEAAAPGESALSGNYLPPIEGGYDCAAPVDITALSASSGFTDSGAVSTIDDLGRYVQATARQALRDEGAKPGRFSTPLPAHEGADSWFQATGGAYLVGPLVGQHGWTPGYATAAYSDPETGFTVAVVLNNSTAGSSPAAYLAWELAAIASKAPAASGQTAPEFGLPFTAEQYHQAIADSAICATPPAAE; the protein is encoded by the coding sequence ATGCACCTTCTCTCGTCGCGCCGTTGGCGTGCCGCCGCCGCAGGCGCTGCTGCGCTCGCGCTCGTCCTGACCGGTTGCTCCGGAGAGGAGTCCTTCTCCTACACGCCTCCCGAGCAGGTCAATGGCGCCTTGCCGGATGACACGGCGGCACAGTTGCAGGCAGCAGTCGAGAACGCAATGGTGTCCACCGGCGCGACCGGCGCGATCGTCGGTGTGTGGGTGCCGTGGAGCGGCACCTGGGTCACCGGCCTCGGCACGCAGTCCGTCGAGGATCAGTCGGAGATCACGACCGACATGAGCTTCCGCGTCGCAGACGTCACCCGCATGATGACCTGCGACGTGCTGTACGGCCTCGTGGATGACGATGTCGTCGAGCTCGACGCGTCGGTTCCCGAGTATGTGTCCGGGGTCGCGCAGATGGAGGACGTGACTCTGCTCGACCTCTGCAACGGCACCAGCGGGGCCGGCTCATCCGAGGCAGCGGTCAAGGGCATGTGGCTCAACACGCCGGAACGGGTGTGGCCGGCGTTGGAGCTGGCGTCGTTCGGCCTCGGTCAGGACGCCGTGGCGCCGCACACGACCTATCGTGATTCGGATGCCGGCTACCTGCTGCTCGGTCTTGCGCTGGAGCGCGCGTCCGGCAAGAGCGCGTCGCAGCTCATCGCCGAATACGTGACTCGGCCGCTCGAACTCGCTGGCACGTCGCTGCCTGGTTCCGAGGCTGCGGCTCCCGGTGAGAGCGCGCTCAGCGGCAACTACCTGCCTCCGATCGAAGGCGGCTACGACTGCGCTGCGCCCGTCGACATCACTGCGCTCTCGGCCAGCAGCGGATTCACCGATTCTGGCGCGGTCTCGACGATTGACGACCTCGGCCGTTACGTTCAGGCGACCGCGCGTCAGGCCCTGCGCGACGAGGGCGCCAAACCCGGTCGATTCTCGACTCCGCTGCCCGCACACGAAGGCGCGGATTCCTGGTTCCAGGCCACGGGCGGTGCCTACCTGGTCGGACCGCTCGTCGGCCAGCACGGCTGGACCCCCGGTTACGCGACGGCGGCGTACTCCGACCCTGAGACCGGCTTCACCGTCGCCGTCGTGCTGAACAACTCGACGGCGGGGAGTTCGCCCGCGGCCTACCTCGCCTGGGAGCTCGCCGCGATCGCCTCGAAGGCGCCGGCGGCGAGCGGGCAGACAGCGCCGGAGTTCGGTCTGCCCTTCACGGCGGAGCAGTATCACCAGGCCATCGCCGACAGCGCCATCTGCGCCACGCCGCCGGCAGCGGAGTAG
- a CDS encoding DUF2470 domain-containing protein gives MPHIFEPDVVAAILRHMNGDHADDNLLIARAFATASDLEITSAVMTDVDGDGGAWQIVRAGIPEELRVPWPGGEISERAAVRREIVALYDVACEKLGVEPRPHS, from the coding sequence GTGCCCCACATCTTCGAACCCGACGTCGTCGCAGCCATCCTCCGTCACATGAACGGCGATCATGCCGACGACAACCTCCTCATCGCTCGTGCCTTCGCCACGGCATCCGATCTCGAGATCACGAGTGCCGTGATGACCGACGTCGACGGCGACGGCGGCGCCTGGCAGATCGTGCGCGCCGGCATTCCGGAGGAGCTGCGAGTGCCGTGGCCAGGCGGCGAGATCTCCGAGCGGGCGGCCGTACGCCGTGAGATCGTCGCGCTGTACGACGTCGCCTGCGAGAAGCTGGGCGTCGAGCCGCGCCCGCATTCCTGA